One Colias croceus chromosome 7, ilColCroc2.1 genomic window carries:
- the LOC123693252 gene encoding centrosomal protein of 290 kDa, producing MVETDWREILNYSQKELKRSDKEKLCESLSWMEADDIELNFSDLKTLFRLAQDILKFKNEQVNNLLGQLDTLKRKYDKAKGKVVVMDSPSKDSDILETISHQEDLIKANKEILEQLYSEITTLENRKEEIEKHTSKADLDSESSRDALSEMGAIAELENEILKKNKHIRKLLSDVKTLEEENTNLKQKLSVFKEKLKESVQIIDNLTEQLFTINSECAQLKAALGKCENDKTQYILETENLNRKLNEKKSKQDIIQDDVKLKLQHLKETIKLHKTEISRLSAENMNQKEEISRLLNDSSFYTQYKDQEVKIKELQNKLSEAASHMVESAELITVLKAENNKLKRAVPVNSEQKNVTKPVNNENEIIRSLEKKNAKLKFDLQGANEMIALREKELTDITTQLQILQQDEGIKSLITGLKNKKRELKMKDVGIKSLVQEVNNLHQLVSELQIENEIMRQKLNIPTNEKIATEGFLRDYRVLKQQNVNWSKEIRKNANKITVLEMENYIKSQKISKLIEFLRSSGFTDDKIKEVMVEETDTIELNKEEEQKEADENKKELQENDIINKNGESLDVKSILEENEGLRNSLTEILNYLKDNSTTSSGVLTLECPSLDTLLESMEARRAAGWFAPHMKTILELRAALGGRDALLTALHESRRETFDVMNQLSQESKKCLELENELTKIKTTVQKEKESSVDEHSLDFSDGEFGPWILDGAYNNIDFLDKDKLQNIISKGDTIYERNVKHSLLYFKSKFKTLYEKLTSLSINVAEAKNNWSIQEEHYKAQIINLKSQICESVDEDLSEPSPGIVNENNQFVTQAKYNYLEENYKNIRTLYENLRNELLEEKKETLFLASDYEERLQKIMIANTELTGKLRKSIPIELFFEQNATLNDFHLKYRNFLARDTSTHIKTSDFLTQMKAQKIEIINNFKDYINEGGNVKDELQKQLEKSINQNQIVELSNQLQDKTKDIENLNKKVYELEKTHNELMNKMSYSLTNEEINFMKESLQNATIENNALKEQCRELKKELDKTYMKLQAYSHNDLSIQKEVNMLRHQIVDLQVPGQSTAAISRLNNEILLAHLQNVENLQRIETLKLTLNKERQLRIDAEEMLEKQQKVLQVYVVRNGVKFRNMFEVNESLRQQYQGVLPLLSIESFMNSVDYMQEKTRDLNEKLNEVEELRLGLMSKHSVYDQIINLSKCLEEQDFCPHKIKHLMMEKRNEMELEHNKKKIEILEQSRSTLVNRCNNLEKNLLLINRGFIPAKQKQIVENKTSSNSQNNDSLEVEEIHSDTDSSKKGDETYTLRIIPPKSNEYITKSTQAQPIEMKNVQIQTVAYNNKKEHKEVQLDEDERIKELKKELDMITEDNYKREKELREVMLSYKEQAHEITKLNHLNNALNKDKIELQEKIQTLINTNMHKDKLYETLQTNNESLKRQLNEYKNNNISQARWQSEAKEENRSLILNMKQIENSKNKIIEEYKELINNERQEYGKLINDLQFKLRALQAQLDQRSDTNTINEVNIKGTSEKLETNITELEDKCFKLNCNLDTCESELKTCRSELERWKNLASERLTKMEQLSSQLQERHNQEVDSYKAENQHWLSQLNETQREHMELRTRLTEQKTAHLKQLAEKDAHIEHLRAIINNLKTQIVNMQTMISINDPSFDLSAIVEVEEVSDAISHQDSDMLELKFESTGNLTDLQDDLKKFPASSTAIWQEPLIDRLRREKQLMGKQNALLRKQIKALAGRERRARLDAQNLKNQVFRISTSGQKVPSAESAVLQNKIATLQAQLTSARRDANSTVALWDKWKRAQQASERWQARYDEKCQEILKLESSLNLAKSAISRLEKEKRILLSRLSETKNEKQLAIEKQNEESSEKSSVDRVRHEYYDNPPHLLTKSLLERVEAQQRRIVALEIAEKGNEPLVSEYEKSLAEITSLKGQVLKLESALLEAQIKSPLRSNQDSKPELEYWKSYCEMLKEENMQLTLKLNTIESAPVHHQRVNDLEQTVLTLRGLVSKLQADQKSTISGHKRSDSRPTSGQSNVDRNRNQIESYRTEIMNLKRSIHEKDLLLEKSKEMLKIAAEREEDLLRENTILRHRLEELSESRGFLSA from the exons atggTTGAGACGGATTGGAGAGAAATCTTAAACTATTCACAAAAAGAACTAAAACGGTCAGATAAAGAAAAGTTATGTGAAAGTTTGTCGTGGATGGAAGCAGACgatattgaattgaatttttcTGACCTAAAAACTTTGTTTAGATTGGCTCAggatattttgaaatttaaaaacgaacag GTTAATAATTTACTCGGTCAATTGGACACACTTAAACGTAAATATGACAAAGCCAAAGGAAAGGTTGTTGTTATGG aTTCTCCTTCCAAAGATTCAGACATATTGGAAACCATTTCACATCAAGAAGATTTAATAAAggcaaataaagaaattttggAACAATTATATTCGGAAATCACTACATTAGAAAATCGTAAAGAGGAAATAGAAAAACACACGTCAAAAGCAGATCTCGATAGTGAATCAAGTCGAGATGCTTTATCTGAAATGGGGGCAATTGCAGAGctagaaaatgaaatattaaagaaaaataaacatattagaAAACTATTGAGTGACGTTAAA ACACTAGAAGAAGAAAATaccaatttaaaacaaaagttgTCGGTGTTTAAAGAGAAATTAAAAGAATCTGTTCAAATAATCGATAATTTAACTGAACAACTGTTTACTATTAACAGTGAATGTGCGCAATTAAAAG ctGCACTTGGAAAATGTGAAAACGATAAAACTCAATATATTCTGGAAACAGAAAATTTAAACAGAaagttaaatgaaaaaaaatcgaaaCAGGATATCATTCAAGATGATGTAAAATTGAAACTTCAACATTTAAag gAAACGATTAAACTACACAAAACTGAAATAAGCCGATTATCTGCAGAAAATATGAATCAAAAGGAAGAAATATCAAGATTGTTGAACGACAGTTCATTTTACACTCAA tataaaGATCAAgaggtaaaaataaaagaattgcaaaataaattatcggAAGCTGCGAGCCACATGGTTGAGTCCGCTGAATTAATTACTGTTCTAAAAGCAGAAAATAATAAGCTAAAAAGGGCAGTTCCTGTAAATTCCGAACAAAAAAATGTCACTAAACCGGtcaataatgaaaatgaaattatacgTTCTTTGGAGAAGAAAAATGCAAAACTAAAATTTGATCTGCAAGGTGCAAATGAGATGATTGCATTACGAGAAAAAGAG cTTACAGATATAACTACTCAACTTCAAATTTTACAACAAGATGAAGGAATTAAGAGCTTGATAACTggtctaaaaaataaaaaacgtgAGTTAAAAATGAAAGACGTGGGAATAAAATCTTTAGTACAAGAAGTAAATAATTTGCATCAGCTTGTTAGCGAACTacaaattgaaaatgaaattatgag GCAAAAACTTAATATACCAACAAATGAGAAGATTGCAACCGAGGGATTTTTAAGGGATTACCGTGtccttaaacaacaaaatgtaaactggtcaaaggaaattcgaaaaaacgcaaataaaattactgtCCTTGAAATGGAAAACTATATAAAATctcaaaaaatatctaaacttattgaatttttaagaAGCTCTGGTTTTACggatgataaaataaaagaagtaATGGTAGAAGAAACTGATACAATCGAACTAAATAAAGAGGAAGAACAAAAGGAGGCGGATGA gaataaaaaagaattacaaGAAAACGATATAATAAACAAGAACGGTGAATCGCTTGATGTCAAATCGATTCTTGAAGAAAACGAGGGATTAAGAAATAGTCTcacagaaatattaaattacttgAAAGATAATA GTACCACGTCTTCTGGAGTATTAACATTAGAATGTCCAAGTTTGGATACGTTGCTAGAGTCTATGGAAGCACGACGTGCTGCTGGGTGGTTTGCTCCACACATGAAAACCATTTTAGAATTACGAGCTGCTTTGGGAGGAAGAGACGCCTTGCTTACTGCATTACACGAATCAAG gAGGGAAACCTTTGACGTAATGAACCAACTCTCACAAGAGTCAAAGAAATGTCTAGAATTAGAAAATGAGTTAACTAAAATCAAAACTACTGTCCAGAAGGAAAAAGAGTCAAGCGTGGATGAACATTCACTTGATTTCAGTGATGGCGAATTTGGGCCATGGATACTGGATGGagcatataataatattgacttTCTAGACAAAGATAAACTGCAAAACATAATTTCAAAAGGTGATACAATATATGAACGAAATGTAAAACATAGCTTGCTTTATTTCAAAAGCAAATTTAAAACGCTGTATGAAAAACTAACATCTTTATCAATAAATGTAGCGGAAGCCAAAAATAATTGGTCTATCCAAGAAGAACACTATAAAGctcaaattataaatttaaaatcacaGATTTGTGAATCTGTTGATGAAGATCTCAGTGAACCATCACCAGGTATTGTCAATGAGAATAATCAGTTTGTGACACaagcaaaatataattatttggaagaaaactacaaaaatattcgaactctatatgaaaatttaagaaaTGAATTGTTAGAAGAAAAAAAGGAAACATTATTTCTCGCTTCTGATTATGAAGAAAggctacaaaaaataatgatagcAAACACTGAACTGACTGGTAAACTTCGTAAATCTATAcctattgaattatttttcgaACAAAATGCTACTCTTAATGactttcatttaaaatatcgaAATTTTCTTGCAAGAGATACGTCAACACATATTAAAACATCAGACTTTTTAACACAGATGAAAGcacaaaaaatagaaataataaataatttcaaagatTACATAAACGAAG gGGGAAATGTGAAAGACGaattacaaaaacaattagaaaaatcaataaatcaaaatcaaatagTGGAACTATCGAACCAGCTTCAAGACAAAACAAAGGATATAGAAAATTTGAACAAAAAAGTGTATGAGCTAGAAAAAACTCACAATGAATTAAT GAACAAGATGTCGTATAGTTTAAcgaatgaagaaataaatttcatgaagGAAAGCTTACAAAACGCAACAATTGAAAACAACGCACTGAAAGAACAGTGTCGAGAATTAAAGAAAGAATTAGATAAAACTTATATGAAG TTACAGGCTTATTCTCATAATGATTTGAGTATTCAAAAAGAAGTCAATATGTTACGTCATCAAATCGTCGACCTTCAAGTTCCAGGACAAAGCACAGCTGCAATATCTAG attaaacaatgaaattttgttggCACATTTGCAAAACGTAGAAAATCTTCAAAGAattgaaacattaaaattgacaTTGAATAAAGAACGCCAGCTTCGAATAGACGCCGAAGAAATGTTGGAAAAGCAACAAAAAGTATTGCAAGTTTATGTGGTACGGAATGGAGTAAAGTTTCG gaaTATGTTTGAAGTAAATGAAAGCCTAAGGCAACAATATCAAGGAGTGCTACCACTTCTTAGTATTGAAAGTTTCATGAACAGTGTTGACTATATGCAAGAAAAAACAAGAGATCTTAATGAGAAACTGAATGAAGTAGAAGAGTTGCGTTTAGGACTTATGAGTAAACATAGTGTGTAcgatcaaataattaatttatcaaagTGTCTAGAAGAACAAGACTTCTGCCCgcacaaaataaaacatttaatgatG GAAAAAAGGAACGAAATGGAATTAGAAcacaataagaaaaaaattgaaattcttGAACAGTCACGAAGCACTCTAGTCAACCGttgtaataatttagaaaagaATTTGCTATTGATAAATCGAGGTTTCATTCCTgccaaacaaaaacaaatcgtGGAAAATAAAACTTCATCAAATAGCCAAAATAACGATTCCTTAGAAGTTGAGGAAATACATTCAGATACTGATTCTAGTAAGAAAG gAGATGAAACATACACATTACGtattatcccaccaaaaagtaatgaatatattacaaaatctACTCAAGCTCAGCCGAtagaaatgaaaaatgttcaaattcaaacagtggcttataacaataaaaaagaacataaAGAAGTACAGCTTGATGAAGATGAACGGATAAAAGAACTTAAAAAGGAGCTAGATATGATTACAGAAGATAATTATAAGCGCGAAAAAGAGCTTAGAGAAGTAATGTTATCTTATAAAGAGCAAGCGCAtgaaataactaaattaaacCACCTCAACAATGCACtaaataaagacaaaatagaattacaagaaaaaatacaaactttaataaacacaaatatGCATAAAGATAAGTTATATGAAACCCTGCAGACCAATAATGAAAGTTTAAAAAGACAactaaatgaatataaaaataataatattagccAAGCGCGATGGCAAAGCGAAGCTAAAGAAGAAAATAGATcactaatattaaatatgaaacagATAGAAAAtagcaaaaacaaaattatagaaGAATACAAagagttaataaataatgagaGACAAGAATatggaaaattaataaacgatttacaatttaaacttCGCGCATTACAGGCACAGCTTGATCA GAGAAGCGACACTAACACTATAAATGAAGTAAACATCAAAGGCACTTCCGAAAAATTGGAAACAAATATTACAGAATTAGAAGATAAGTGTTTCAAGCTAAATTGCAACCTGGATACATGTGAATCTGAGTT GAAAACGTGTAGAAGTGAATTGGAAAGGTGGAAAAATTTAGCTTCCGAAAGATTAACGAAAATGGAACAATTAAGTTCACAATTACAGGAAAGACACAATCAGGAA GTTGATTCATATAAAGCGGAAAATCAACATTGGCTCTCACAACTTAATGAAACTCAACGTGAACACATGGAACTACGAACGCGATTAACTGAACAAAAGACAGcacatttaaaacaattagcTGAAAAGGACGCTCATATTGAACATCTTCGCGCTATCATTAACAACCTCAAG aCACAAATAGTGAACATGCAAACTATGATTTCTATAAACGACCCAAGTTTCGACCTGTCCGCTATTGTAGAAGTTGAAGAAGTGAGTGACGCGATCTCGCACCAGGATTCCGACATGTTAGAACTGAAATTTGAATCCACCGGTAATTTGACAGATTTGCAGGATGATCTGAAAAAGTTTCCTGCCAGTTCCACTGCTATATG GCAAGAGCCTCTTATAGATCGACTGAGAAGAGAGAAACAGCTAATGGGCAAACAAAATGCACTTTTACGGAAGCAAATCAAAGCGCTTGCTGGTCGAGAGAGAAGGGCTCGTCTTGATGCACAGAATCTTAAAAATCAAGTCTTTAGAAT AAGTACATCTGGACAAAAGGTCCCGTCAGCAGAATCGGCAGTGCTTCAAAACAAGATAGCGACACTACAAGCGCAGTTGACGAGCGCACGCCGAGACGCAAACTCCACAGTTGCGCTTTGGGACAAATGGAAAAG GGCGCAACAAGCTTCGGAACGTTGGCAAGCAAGATACGATGAAAAATGTcaggaaatattaaaattagaatCCAGTCTCAATCTAGCAAAATCAGCGATATCGCGattagaaaaagaaaaacgaaTACTGCTGTCAAGATTATCAGAAACTAaaa ATGAGAAACAGTTAGCTATAGAGAAACAAAACGAAGAATCGTCAGAGAAATCGAGTGTGGACAGAGTCAGACATGAATATTACGACAATCCACCTCATCTATTGACAAAATCTTTACTGGAACGAGTGGAAGCGCAGCAGCGAAGAATTGTTGCCCTGGAAATCGCTGAAAAG GGTAATGAGCCACTGGTATCTGAG